One genomic segment of Protaetiibacter intestinalis includes these proteins:
- a CDS encoding amino-acid N-acetyltransferase — MLGLIEPYVERRILLGKERVTLFEDIQEFRVAETAGGELIGCGALHVIWEDLGEIRTIAVAGAWLKHGVGHAILEQLEQDARELGLSRLFCLTFETEFFGGHGFEPIGERVVDPEVYAELVRSPDDGVAEFLDLARVKQNTLGNTRMLKQL; from the coding sequence ATGCTCGGGCTCATCGAGCCGTACGTCGAGCGACGCATCCTGCTCGGCAAGGAACGGGTGACCCTGTTCGAGGACATCCAGGAGTTCCGGGTCGCGGAGACCGCGGGCGGCGAGCTCATCGGCTGCGGTGCGCTGCACGTCATCTGGGAGGACCTCGGCGAGATCCGCACGATCGCGGTGGCCGGCGCGTGGCTCAAGCACGGCGTGGGACACGCCATCCTCGAGCAGCTCGAACAGGACGCGCGCGAGCTGGGGCTCAGCCGCCTGTTCTGCCTGACCTTCGAGACCGAGTTCTTCGGCGGGCACGGCTTCGAGCCGATCGGCGAGCGGGTGGTCGACCCCGAGGTCTACGCGGAGCTCGTACGCTCACCCGACGACGGCGTGGCCGAGTTCCTCGACCTCGCCCGCGTCAAGCAGAACACCCTCGGCAACACCCGGATGCTGAAGCAGCTGTAG
- a CDS encoding glycosyl hydrolase 53 family protein produces MHAHSIRTGLGIGAVTAVALALVGIPSAIAAADGPVEAGIFVDRIDGLGDDFINGVDVSSILSEEESGVVYYDTEGHQADLFDVLEDADINYVRVRVWDDPYDAEGNGYGGGTTDLARAVEIGERATAHGMRVLVDFHYSDFWADPAKQHVPKAWEGYTTEQLVTALGAYTEASLDAFADAGVDVGMVQIGNETNNTIAGVADWDGKAAMFSAGSAAVREVFPDALVALHFTNPETPNRYTGYAAQLAAHDVDYDVFASSYYNFWHGSPENLTSVLSTIADSYDKKVMVAETSYVYTFDDGDGWQNSVNAGNFSGDYPATVQGQADLIHDVMAAVAAVGDAGLGVFYWEPAWIPVGTPDQLAANQQKWEQYGSGWASSYAGSYDPVDAGVYYGGSSWDNQALFDFTGHPLESLQTFRYARTGAVTERVATSIETVALTVYDGSPIALPATIEVGYNDGSTEHPAVAWSDAVDWIRGPGVYSIPGTIASGEAITATVTVLQANYVVNHGFEDADTSMWSLATNPSGAASITTTSNTNEGTKALDFWAASAFTIQLQQTVTGVPAGEYTLQATAQGGALGDSDTLTLWAYTDDDSADTWMWLYGWRDYRTFTTPPLTVGDDGTVTVGAYISATGGAWGTLDDLRLVRYIPDAALDTGALEELLDEADGVDRALYTEGSLGGLDDAVASAQVVLAGSGDQDDVDAVVALLRAALDGLALAPSGEPSGEPSGEPSEGPVDAPVITLGAGTVTPGGTLHVTVSGLEEGSIEIGVASTYRALATASVVAGTASATVTIPADLEAGLHHIQVRDGSGALLAEAELRVLALGDTGADETVIRVLAALGAVLVLGGAAAFAWGRRRAAA; encoded by the coding sequence GTGCACGCACACAGCATCCGCACCGGACTGGGGATCGGCGCGGTCACCGCCGTCGCGCTCGCCCTGGTCGGCATCCCGAGCGCCATCGCGGCCGCCGACGGGCCGGTCGAGGCCGGCATCTTCGTCGACAGGATCGACGGGCTCGGGGACGACTTCATCAACGGGGTCGACGTCTCGAGCATCCTGTCGGAGGAGGAGAGCGGGGTCGTCTACTACGACACCGAGGGCCACCAGGCCGACCTCTTCGATGTGCTCGAGGACGCCGACATCAACTACGTGCGCGTGCGCGTGTGGGACGACCCCTACGACGCCGAGGGCAACGGCTACGGCGGCGGCACCACCGACCTCGCCCGCGCCGTCGAGATCGGCGAACGCGCCACCGCGCACGGCATGCGGGTGCTCGTCGACTTCCACTACTCCGACTTCTGGGCCGACCCCGCCAAGCAGCACGTGCCGAAGGCCTGGGAGGGCTACACGACCGAACAGCTCGTGACCGCGCTCGGCGCGTACACCGAGGCGAGCCTCGACGCATTCGCGGATGCGGGCGTCGACGTCGGCATGGTGCAGATCGGCAACGAGACCAACAACACGATCGCGGGCGTCGCCGACTGGGACGGCAAGGCCGCCATGTTCAGCGCGGGCAGCGCCGCCGTGCGCGAGGTGTTCCCCGACGCGCTCGTGGCCCTGCACTTCACCAACCCCGAGACGCCCAACCGCTACACGGGCTACGCCGCCCAGCTCGCCGCGCACGACGTCGACTACGACGTGTTCGCGAGCTCGTACTACAACTTCTGGCACGGCAGCCCCGAGAACCTCACCTCGGTGCTGAGCACGATCGCCGACAGCTACGACAAGAAGGTCATGGTCGCCGAGACCTCGTACGTGTACACCTTCGACGACGGCGACGGATGGCAGAACTCGGTCAACGCCGGGAACTTCAGCGGCGACTACCCGGCCACCGTGCAGGGGCAGGCCGACCTCATCCACGACGTCATGGCGGCCGTCGCCGCCGTCGGCGACGCGGGCCTCGGCGTCTTCTACTGGGAGCCCGCGTGGATCCCGGTCGGCACGCCCGACCAGCTCGCCGCCAACCAGCAGAAGTGGGAGCAGTACGGCTCCGGATGGGCCTCGAGCTACGCGGGAAGCTACGACCCCGTCGATGCGGGCGTCTACTACGGCGGCTCCTCGTGGGACAACCAGGCGCTGTTCGACTTCACGGGTCACCCGCTCGAGTCGCTGCAGACCTTCCGCTACGCCCGCACGGGTGCCGTCACCGAGCGCGTCGCGACCTCGATCGAGACGGTCGCCCTCACCGTCTACGACGGCTCGCCGATCGCGCTCCCCGCGACGATCGAGGTCGGCTACAACGACGGCTCGACCGAGCATCCGGCGGTCGCGTGGAGCGACGCGGTCGACTGGATCCGCGGACCGGGCGTCTACTCGATCCCCGGCACGATCGCCTCCGGCGAGGCCATCACGGCGACCGTCACGGTGCTGCAGGCGAACTACGTCGTGAACCACGGCTTCGAGGACGCCGACACGAGCATGTGGTCGCTCGCCACGAACCCGAGCGGTGCCGCGAGCATCACGACGACGTCGAACACGAACGAGGGCACGAAGGCGCTCGACTTCTGGGCCGCGTCCGCGTTCACGATCCAGCTGCAGCAGACGGTGACGGGCGTGCCCGCGGGCGAGTACACGCTGCAGGCGACCGCGCAGGGCGGCGCGCTCGGCGACAGCGACACGCTCACCCTGTGGGCGTACACGGACGACGACTCCGCCGACACCTGGATGTGGCTCTACGGCTGGCGCGACTACCGCACCTTCACGACGCCCCCGCTCACGGTGGGCGACGACGGCACGGTCACGGTCGGCGCCTACATCTCCGCGACCGGCGGGGCCTGGGGCACGCTCGACGACCTGCGGCTCGTGCGGTACATCCCGGATGCCGCGCTCGACACGGGCGCGCTCGAGGAGCTGCTCGACGAGGCCGACGGCGTCGACCGCGCGCTCTACACGGAGGGCTCGCTCGGCGGGCTCGACGACGCGGTCGCGAGCGCGCAGGTGGTGCTCGCCGGCAGCGGAGACCAGGACGACGTGGACGCCGTGGTCGCTCTGCTGCGGGCCGCGCTCGACGGTCTCGCGCTCGCGCCGAGCGGGGAGCCCTCGGGGGAGCCGAGTGGCGAGCCCTCGGAGGGGCCCGTCGACGCGCCGGTCATCACCCTCGGTGCCGGCACCGTGACCCCCGGTGGCACGCTGCACGTCACCGTCTCGGGGCTCGAGGAGGGCAGCATCGAGATCGGCGTCGCGAGCACCTACCGCGCTCTCGCCACGGCATCCGTCGTCGCCGGGACGGCCTCGGCCACCGTGACCATCCCGGCCGACCTCGAGGCGGGCCTGCACCACATCCAGGTGCGCGACGGCTCGGGAGCGCTGCTCGCCGAGGCGGAGCTGCGGGTGCTCGCCCTGGGCGACACCGGCGCCGACGAGACGGTCATCCGGGTGCTCGCGGCACTCGGTGCCGTGCTCGTGCTCGGCGGTGCGGCGGCCTTCGCCTGGGGACGCCGACGCGCGGCGGCCTGA
- a CDS encoding ATP-dependent Clp protease ATP-binding subunit: MFERFTDRARRVVVLAQEEAKMLNHNYIGTEHILLGLIHEGEGVAAKALESLGISLDAVREQVQDIIGQGQQQPTGHIPFTPRAKKVLELSLREALQLGHSYIGTEHILLGLIREGEGVAAQVLVKLGADLNRVRQQVIQLLSGYQGKEQVATGAQEASPDKGSQILDQFGRNLTQAAREGKLDPVIGREKEMERVMQILSRRSKNNPVLIGEPGVGKTAVVEGLAQAIVRGEVPETLRDKQLYTLDLGSLIAGSRYRGDFEERLKKVTKEIRTRGDIITFIDEIHTLVGAGAAEGAIDAANILKPLLARGELQTIGATTLDEYRKHFEKDAALERRFQPVQVAEPSLPMTINILKGLRDKYEAFHKVSITDGAIVAAANLADRYVQDRFLPDKAIDLIDEAGARLRLSILSAPPELREFDERIAAVRAEKEGAIEDQDFELAALKRDEEKKLLGERLRLEKQWRSGDVAASGTVDEGVIAEVLAAATGIPVFKLTEEESARLIFMEQALHQRVIGQEEAISVLAKTIRRTRAGLKDPKRPSGSFIFAGPTGVGKTELAKALAEFLFDDEGALISLDMSEYGEKHTVSRLFGAPPGFVGFEEGGQLTEKVRRKPFSVVLFDEIEKAHPDIFNSLLQILEEGRLTDGQGRVVDFKNTVIIMTTNLGTKDITGGPVGFTIEGNAENSYRAMRAKVVEELKKHFKPEFLNRVDETIVFPQLSQDELRQIVELFVKRLSERLLDRDMTIEITDAAKVRLIELGWEPTLGARPLRRAVQHEIEDRLSEEILHGRLDAGDHVHVDLVDGEFVFTTGRQPGRELPAGVGAASGVIEADEPTD; the protein is encoded by the coding sequence GCAGGACATCATCGGCCAGGGTCAGCAGCAGCCGACCGGCCACATCCCCTTCACCCCGCGCGCCAAGAAGGTGCTCGAGCTGAGCCTGCGCGAGGCGCTGCAGCTCGGCCACAGCTACATCGGCACCGAGCACATCCTGCTCGGCCTCATCCGCGAGGGCGAGGGCGTCGCGGCCCAGGTGCTCGTGAAGCTCGGCGCCGACCTCAACCGCGTGCGCCAGCAGGTCATCCAGCTGCTGTCCGGATACCAGGGCAAGGAGCAGGTCGCCACCGGTGCGCAGGAGGCGAGCCCCGACAAGGGCAGCCAGATCCTCGACCAGTTCGGCCGCAACCTCACCCAGGCCGCCCGCGAGGGCAAGCTCGACCCCGTCATCGGGCGCGAGAAGGAGATGGAGCGGGTCATGCAGATCCTCTCCCGCCGCTCCAAGAACAACCCCGTGCTGATCGGCGAGCCCGGCGTCGGCAAGACCGCCGTCGTCGAGGGCCTCGCCCAGGCGATCGTGCGCGGCGAGGTGCCCGAGACCCTGCGCGACAAGCAGCTCTACACGCTCGACCTCGGCAGCCTGATCGCCGGCTCGCGCTACCGCGGCGACTTCGAGGAGCGCCTCAAGAAGGTCACCAAGGAGATCCGCACGCGCGGCGACATCATCACCTTCATCGACGAGATCCACACCCTCGTCGGCGCGGGTGCCGCCGAGGGCGCGATCGACGCGGCCAACATCCTGAAGCCGCTGCTCGCCCGCGGCGAGCTGCAGACCATCGGCGCGACGACGCTCGACGAGTACCGCAAGCACTTCGAGAAGGATGCCGCGCTCGAGCGCCGCTTCCAGCCGGTGCAGGTGGCCGAGCCCTCGCTGCCCATGACGATCAACATCCTCAAGGGCCTGCGCGACAAGTACGAGGCCTTCCACAAGGTGTCGATCACGGACGGCGCGATCGTCGCCGCCGCGAACCTCGCCGACCGCTACGTGCAGGACCGCTTCCTGCCCGACAAGGCCATCGACCTGATCGACGAGGCGGGCGCGCGTCTGCGCCTCAGCATCCTCTCGGCCCCGCCCGAGCTGCGCGAGTTCGACGAGCGCATCGCCGCGGTGCGCGCCGAGAAGGAGGGCGCCATCGAGGACCAGGACTTCGAGCTCGCCGCCCTCAAGCGCGACGAGGAGAAGAAGCTGCTCGGCGAGCGCCTGCGCCTCGAGAAGCAGTGGCGTTCGGGCGACGTGGCCGCATCCGGCACCGTCGACGAGGGCGTCATCGCGGAGGTGCTCGCGGCCGCCACCGGCATCCCGGTGTTCAAGCTCACCGAGGAGGAGTCGGCTCGGCTCATCTTCATGGAGCAGGCCCTGCACCAGCGGGTCATCGGTCAGGAGGAGGCCATCTCGGTGCTCGCCAAGACCATCCGTCGCACGCGCGCCGGCCTCAAGGACCCGAAGCGCCCCTCGGGGTCGTTCATCTTCGCCGGCCCGACGGGCGTCGGCAAGACCGAGCTCGCCAAGGCGCTCGCGGAGTTCCTGTTCGACGACGAGGGTGCCCTGATCTCGCTCGACATGAGCGAGTACGGCGAGAAGCACACCGTGTCGCGGCTGTTCGGCGCCCCTCCCGGCTTCGTCGGCTTCGAGGAGGGCGGCCAGCTCACCGAGAAGGTGCGCCGCAAGCCGTTCAGCGTGGTGCTCTTCGACGAGATCGAGAAGGCGCACCCCGACATCTTCAACTCGCTGCTGCAGATCCTCGAGGAGGGTCGTCTGACGGATGGTCAGGGTCGCGTCGTCGACTTCAAGAACACCGTCATCATCATGACGACCAACCTCGGCACGAAGGACATCACGGGTGGCCCGGTCGGCTTCACGATCGAGGGCAACGCCGAGAACTCGTACCGGGCGATGCGGGCGAAGGTGGTCGAGGAGCTCAAGAAGCACTTCAAGCCGGAGTTCCTGAACCGCGTCGACGAGACGATCGTGTTCCCGCAGCTCTCGCAGGACGAGCTGCGTCAGATCGTCGAGCTGTTCGTCAAGCGCCTCTCGGAGCGTCTGCTCGACCGCGACATGACGATCGAGATCACGGATGCCGCGAAGGTCCGCCTGATCGAGCTCGGCTGGGAGCCGACCCTCGGCGCCCGGCCGCTGCGCCGCGCGGTGCAGCACGAGATCGAGGACAGGCTCTCCGAGGAGATCCTGCACGGCCGCCTCGACGCGGGCGATCACGTGCACGTCGACCTGGTCGACGGGGAGTTCGTCTTCACGACGGGTCGCCAGCCGGGCCGCGAGCTGCCGGCGGGCGTCGGTGCCGCATCCGGCGTGATCGAGGCGGACGAGCCGACCGACTGA